The nucleotide sequence GCAAGGGCTCGGTCATAGTCGATGTGGATGGCAACAGGTATCTGGATTTTACCTCAAACATCGGGTCATGTCCCCTTGGTTATTCGCACCCCGCAATCCTTCAGGTCCTGTCCAGATACTCGAAGAACGGTGCCCACAAAATAGCAGGTCAGGATTTTTACTGCGAGGAGCACGCGGCGCTTTCTGCAGACCTGCTTTCAATCTTTCCCAAAGGTTTCAAGTCATTCTTTATCAACACCGGGGCGGAAGCTGTCGAGAACTCGATCAAGATTGCGTGGCGCAAGACTTCTTTCGAAACCCCATCCAGGCTGCCCGGCATTTCATGCATCAACGCCTTCCACGGCCGGACCATTGGCGCGCTCACTTTTACCTTCAGCAAGCCCGTTCAAAAGTTCCACATGCCAGAACTTCCTGTCCTTCGCATCAAGTTCTGTACTAGAGACGACGACCCTGCAGTCGAGGACTGTGAAAAAATCCTCGCGGAAAGAAAGGCCGCATTCATACTAGTCGAGGTCATCCAAGGGGAAGGCGGATACAACTTTGCCAGCAAAAAGTTCATTCAAAAGCTTCGTACACTGGCTGATTCGCACGAAGTTCCTCTCATCCTAGACGAGGTCCAGTCTGGGATGGGTAGAACGGGCAGATGGTGGGCTTTTGAACACTATGGCGTCGAGCCGGACATCGTTCCAGTCGCCAAAGCCCTTCAGGTCGGGGCGGTCGGGTACAGGGCCGAACTTGACCCAGGCGAGCGGGGGGCGCTTTCAAGCACCTGGGGAGGTGGGGCTCGAATAGATCTTGCTGTCGGTTCCGCAATAATCAAGGCAATCAAGAAGGAAAGGCTCTTGCAGAACGCTTGCAGGATGGGGGAAAAGCTTGTCCAGGGGCTGAAAGAGCTCGCCGCAAGCGGAGTTGGTGAGCGGGCCATCGTCGAAGTACGGGGAATCGGTTTGATGGTGGGTATTGAATTTGCCTCAAAGGAGATTCGTGACGAAGTACTGGCAAAATCGTTCAAGAAAGGGCTTCTGCTTCTTCCGGCAGGGCAGAAATCAATGAGGGTGATACCTCCTCTAATAGTCGACAAGGAGGAGATTGAAGAGGCCACTGGCATCCTTGGCGAATCACTTCGCTAGAATGCACTATAGCCCTCACCAAGGATCGAGGACGCGATTTTTAGTTCAAGAACCTCGTTCGCCCCTTCGTAAATAATTGTCGCCCGTGAGTCCAAGAAGTGGCGGGCGACGGAAGCACTTAGTGTATAGCCTGCCGAGCCAAAAATCTGAACCGCCCTGTTTGCACACTCAAAGGAGCAGTTGCTGGCATGAAACTTTGCGACCGCGGATAGATAATCGGCTTCGCGACGAAGTGCTGAATACTGGGTGTTGCTCCTTCCAAGGACTGTCGTCGTGTCGCTCGCGCCCGCTTTCTCGTTGTGAGTCGCCTCGACGTAATCGTGCAGCTTTTGCACGGCTGCGGCGGCCCTATAGACGAGCCAGCGCGAGCTCTCAATATCGATTGCCATTCTCGCTAT is from Nitrososphaera sp. and encodes:
- a CDS encoding aminotransferase class III-fold pyridoxal phosphate-dependent enzyme produces the protein MGKIKIATRLPGPKARKVMGLMKRNCYDSTFTYPLVVSNGKGSVIVDVDGNRYLDFTSNIGSCPLGYSHPAILQVLSRYSKNGAHKIAGQDFYCEEHAALSADLLSIFPKGFKSFFINTGAEAVENSIKIAWRKTSFETPSRLPGISCINAFHGRTIGALTFTFSKPVQKFHMPELPVLRIKFCTRDDDPAVEDCEKILAERKAAFILVEVIQGEGGYNFASKKFIQKLRTLADSHEVPLILDEVQSGMGRTGRWWAFEHYGVEPDIVPVAKALQVGAVGYRAELDPGERGALSSTWGGGARIDLAVGSAIIKAIKKERLLQNACRMGEKLVQGLKELAASGVGERAIVEVRGIGLMVGIEFASKEIRDEVLAKSFKKGLLLLPAGQKSMRVIPPLIVDKEEIEEATGILGESLR